One window of Doryrhamphus excisus isolate RoL2022-K1 chromosome 13, RoL_Dexc_1.0, whole genome shotgun sequence genomic DNA carries:
- the rpap1 gene encoding RNA polymerase II-associated protein 1 isoform X2, whose protein sequence is MLRRPKPTDSEADLLKEQQEFIKSGSLSAATVFRRPDKRRGEAGGDAEEAHNDHNPKSQRDVVTIEDLPDELPSLTPAPPKKSRFKNSRVTFEDEDAGERLDRHDTHISAVLSKIVERDTSSIPISLPEVTGMAFPKVLHRSATGTQVPLHAIGGKKSIFARQIAAQRLKDGKLPLHLMSQTSQKPKPSVQNLPTQTNMDIDLCDHAGDPGVAPISSSRLVSGEGLGVANSLDDTRRIHRENQQKLLAMSPSEILEEQKKLLCQLDPRLVEFVRSRRAENSSCKHPEGKSSEESVHISSGSSSDAAPCPKPKEVGMEAAEGEEEEEDEGVSPRCVMIEKELPVKPQKEWVHMDQVEPDKLEWMGNLPAPRKTRTKRAMQARFDFNGILIPPTEDLPTHLGLHHHGEEPERAGYSLQELFLLSRSQLIQQRTLALSTLGNILSKARAGEYQSTLKGSILSTLLDAGLLFLLRFALDDGVEGVMSAAVHALRALLVCREDEECLDVTFSWFRGLATFPLMPSQEEEEEEDEHLDEILKVTAKEKEERKTDHDVAQQDVVKGLLRMKLLPRLRYILEVVRPSPRVVQDILEVLTRIARHSSSSATQVMDCPRLMETVMSEFLPTSWTTPSLPLLQSVYGRPLACAMKLLRILATSGRHACARLLNSFSVRERLSCLLSAEPSELLLEPYEALSVTTEAYRMWAVAAGYGQACDLYIDLYPALVRALQSFHRTLAPSDPLLQPQLQRILALLALLTQVTHTAGCHQELHADMVSSTGDECPPPPPVSWSHVTGLPASLLGHLKSFVKGLDHQGHRDVSLTLLPAYLLYFAAFYHQLTKQSCFKPVETLYELEQLASEVLLPLISHSAVQDLIKNLKSSSVVCREQSASVHSDTSPSLPGLACPGWRDCVVLMASSCPFPLLTGQTLLLETVACIHKGLACKFTGLLVSEPVVCYLRSITQATPNLSHTQAWLLRHEHHLIYLLVCLAYRSVPIDAQVAKLAPLYHQVALALLPWLLPGSEHLAHDLLSTVIFSKDFISESHSGGPEAIELGELKLHEETSHHTSPSLQTVGALLREACHNLPSIRGCFLTHLAHLESSVHVSQDALLGRNPWIKSHLLPELTGPTLPSDWPYLPLVSLYEKTGVSGGGGLTVEQLPHGALQTVTQCLQWLLVLEVWREEALRVVLPVAKLARLSCVFLCSSDLFLEKPIQKLTWGLFRLLTRPSRLDSMDLNIPPPGLASFQDLYSALLTQYEAVSFGDRLFGCWILLPLQRKYSTTMRLAMFGEHVGSLRSLGVTPDQLSIPMERFTSPPEDSLPLVHLYFRSLVTGSLKPCWCPVLYVVALAHVNTFVFSQDAAAQEVDAARHNMLRKIYYMTDEVLKNHLLFFRLPKRDSKLGFDTYDQLPPIRAKYLDSVVGLQNGRCSDRAEEQ, encoded by the exons ATGTTGCGACGTCCCAAACCAACAGACTCGGAGGCAGACCTCCTGAAGGAGCAGCAGGAGTTCATCAAGTCTGGAAGTCTGTCTGCTGCTACTGTGTTCCGCCGCCCTGACAAGAGGAGAGGCGAAGCAGGAGGAGATGCAGAGGAGGCTCATAATGATCACAATCCAAAAAGTCAGAGGGATGTCGTCACCATTGAAG ATCTTCCAGACGAGCTTCCCTCTTTGACACCAGCGCCTCCCAAAAAGTCCCGCTTCAAAAACAGCCGTGTCACCTTTGAGGATGAAGATGCTGGAGAGCGGTTGGATAGGCATGATACTCACATCAGTGCCGTGCTCTCCAAGATTGTT GAGCGCGATACCAGTTCCATTCCAATATCTCTACCAGAAGTTACTGGCATGGCATTCCCCAAAGTACTGCACCGCTCAGCAACCGGCACTCAG GTTCCTCTACATGCCATAGGTGGGAAGAAGAGCATCTTTGCTCGTCAGATTGCTGCTCAGAGACTAAAAGACGGAAAGCTGCCTTTACACTTAATGTCGCAAACCTCACAGAAGCCTAAACCCAGTGTGCAGAACCTTCCTACTCAGACAAATATGGATATCGATCTGTGTGATCACGCTGGAGATC CAGGTGTTGCTCCAATCTCAAGTTCAAGGCTGGTGTCTGGTGAGGGACTTGGGGTCGCAAACAGCTTAGATGACACCAGGAGGATCCACAGGGAAAACCAACAGAAGCTTCTGGCTATGTCTCCGTCTGAAATACTGGAGGAACAAAAGAAGCTTCTGTGTCAGCTTG ATCCAAGGCTGGTGGAGTTTGTTCGATCCCGCCGAGCTGAGAACTCTTCATGCAAACACCCAGAGGGCAAGAGCAGCGAGGAAAGTGTTCATATCAGCTCAGGCTCCTCCAGTGACGCTGCACCCTGTCCCAAACCCAAAGAAGTGGGGATGGAAGCagcggagggggaggaggaggaagaagatgaaggAGTGTCTCCGCGATGTGTGATGATTG agaaAGAGCTGCCAGTGAAGCCTCAGAAGGAGTGGGTCCACATGGACCAAGTGGAGCCAGATAAGCTGGAGTGGATGGGGAACCTGCCTGCACCAAGAAAAACTAGAACCAAACGG gCAATGCAGGCGCGTTTTGATTTTAACGGAATTCTAATCCCTCCGACTGAGGATTTGCCCACCCACCTGGGTCTGCACCACCATGGAGAGGAGCCTGAG CGTGCAGGTTACTCCCTACAGGAGCTTTTTCTGCTGTCGCGCAGTCAGCTCATCCAGCAGAGGACTCTGGCCCTCAGCACCCTTGGAAACATCCTCTCAAAG GCCCGTGCTGGGGAGTACCAATCAACTCTTAAAGGCAGCATATTGTCTACTCTCCTCGACGCTGGGCTGCTCTTCCTGCTCCGCTTTGCCCTGGATGACGGTGTGGAGGGCGTGATGTCCGCCGCTGTGCATGCACTCAGAGCGCTTCTGGTGTGTCGAGAGGACGAG GAATGTTTGGACGTTACCTTCTCCTGGTTTCGAGGCCTAGCCACCTTCCCCCTGATGCCCTctcaagaggaggaggaggaagaagacgaaCATCTGGATGAGATTTTGAAAGTGACTGCCAAGGAGAAAGAAGAGAGGAAGACTGATCATGATGTGGCCCAGCAGGATGTTGTCAAG ggTCTCTTGAGGATGAAACTGCTCCCCAGACTACGTTACATCCTCGAGGTAGTCCGACCCTCTCCAAGGGTCGTCCAGGATATTCTGGAGGTTCTGACTCGTATTGCTAGACACTCGTCTTCGTCTGCCACTCAG GTGATGGACTGTCCTCGTTTGATGGAGACGGTGATGTCTGAGTTCCTTCCCACAAGCTGGACAACACCGTCTTTGCCCCTTCTACAGTCTGTTTATGGACGACCTCTGGCCTGTGCCATGAAGCTCCTAAGGATATTGGCTACTTCTGGCAGACATGCGTGTGCCAGGCTG TTAAACTCCTTCAGTGTGAGGGAACGTCTGTCCTGTCTTCTCAGCGCTGAGCCCAGTGAGCTTCTACTGGAGCCATACGAGGCTCTCAGTGTCACTACGGAGGCCTACAGGATGTGGGCTGTGGCGGCCGGCTATGGTCAGGCTTGCGACTTGTACAT AGACTTGTATCCAGCATTAGTGAGGGCCTTGCAGTCGTTCCACAGAACGCTAGCTCCCTCTGATCCACTGTTGCAGCCACAGCTCCAACGCATTCTGGCTTTGCTCGCTCTGCTTACTCAGGTCACGCACACTGCCGGTTGCCACCAGGAACTTCATGCTGACATGGTTAG TTCTACTGGAGATgaatgtcctcctcctcctccagtgtCATGGAGTCATGTCACTGGTTTACCTGCATCCCTATTGGGCCATTTGAAGAGTTTTGTAAAAGGCCTTGATCATCAAGGCCACAGAGATGTCAGTTTGACTTTGCTGCCAGCTTACCTGCTCTACTTTGCAGCGTTCTATCACCAGCTCACAAAACAG AGCTGTTTCAAGCCAGTGGAAACACTTTACGAACTGGAACAGCTAGCATCTGAAGTTCTTCTTCCCCTGATATCCCACAGTGCTGTGCAAGACCTGATAAAGAACCTCAA ATCTTCCTCAGTAGTTTGCAGAGAACAGTCTGCATCAGTGCATTCAGACACTTCACCCAGTCTTCCTGGTTTGGCCTGCCCAGGATGGAGGGACTGTGTGGTGTTAATGGCATCCTCCTGTCCCTTCCCTCTCCTCACAGGCCAGACGCTCCTCTTGGAAACAGTCGCATGCATCCACAAAGGTCTCGCGTGCAAG TTCACAGGCCTCCTTGTATCAGAACCAGTGGTTTGTTACCTGCGAAGCATCACTCAGGCCACGCCAAACCTGTCTCACACCCAAGCCTGGCTCCTGCGTCACGAACACCACCTCATCTACCTGTTGGTGTGCTTGGCGTACCGATCG GTTCCCATTGATGCCCAAGTTGCAAAGCTTGCCCCGCTCTACCACCAGGTGGCGCTGGCTCTTCTCCCGTGGTTATTGCCTGGCAGTGAGCACCTTGCACATGACCTACTCTCCACCGTTATCTTCAGCAAGGACTTTATATC AGAAAGCCACAGTGGCGGCCCGGAGGCCATCGAGCTTGGTGAGTTGAAGCTCCACGAGGAAACGAGTCATCACACCTCTCCTTCGCTGCAAACTGTGGGCGCTCTCCTGAGAGAAGCCTGTCACAACCTGCCATCCATCCGGGGCTGTTTCCTTACTCACCTGGCCCACTTGGAGTCATCCGTGCATGTGTCCCAAGATGCTCTCCTCGGCCGCAACCCCTGGATTAAATCCCACCTCCTCCCAGAGCTGACGGGTCCCACTCTGCCGTCAGACTGGCCTTACCTCCCACTTGTCAGCTTGTATGAGAAAACAGGGGTGTCTGGCGGTGGAGGCCTCACTGTGGAGCAGCTGCCACACGGAGCTCTGCAGACGGTCACTCAGTGTCTGCAGTGGCTGCTGGTGCTGGAGGTCTGGAGGGAGGAAGCCCTGAGG GTGGTCCTTCCAGTTGCAAAGCTGGCCCGCCTCTCCTGTGTATTCCTGTGTTCCAGTGATTTGTTTCTGGAGAAACCTATTCAGAAACTGACATGGGGTCTGTTCAGACTGCTCACCAG GCCATCCAGGCTGGACTCTATGGACCTGAACATCCCTCCTCCAGGTCTGGCATCCTTCCAGGATTTATATTCAGCCCTCTTGACTCAGTACGAAGCCGTGTCCTTCGGAGACCGCCTCTTTGGCTGCTGGATTCTGTTGCCCCTGCAGAGGAAATATAGCACCACCATGAGACTGGCTATGTTTGGGGAGCACGTCGGTAGTCTGAGGTCACTGGGTGTCACTCCAGATCAA CTTTCCATCCCGATGGAGCGCTTCACCTCTCCACCTGAAGACTCCCTCCCGCTTGTGCATCTCTACTTCCGTTCTCTTGTCACCGGGAGTCTGAAGCCCTGCTGGTGTCCTGTCCTGTATGTGGTGGCACTGGCTCACGTCAACACTTTTGTCTTCTCTCAGGATGCTGCAGCACAG GAGGTTGACGCAGCACGACACAACATGCTGCGAAAAATCTACTACATGACGGAtgag GTATTAAAGAACCACTTGCTGTTTTTCCGCCTGCCTAAACGGGACTCAAAGTTGGGCTTTGATACATATGATCAGTTGCCTCCCATAAGAGCAAAGTATCTGGACAGTGTTGTGGGTCTGCAGAATGGCCGCTGCAGCGATAGAGCAGAGGAACAGTGA
- the rpap1 gene encoding RNA polymerase II-associated protein 1 isoform X4 — MLRRPKPTDSEADLLKEQQEFIKSGSLSAATVFRRPDKRRGEAGGDAEEAHNDHNPKSQRDVVTIEDLPDELPSLTPAPPKKSRFKNSRVTFEDEDAGERLDRHDTHISAVLSKIVERDTSSIPISLPEVTGMAFPKVLHRSATGTQVPLHAIGGKKSIFARQIAAQRLKDGKLPLHLMSQTSQKPKPSVQNLPTQTNMDIDLCDHAGDRVAPISSSRLVSGEGLGVANSLDDTRRIHRENQQKLLAMSPSEILEEQKKLLCQLDPRLVEFVRSRRAENSSCKHPEGKSSEESVHISSGSSSDAAPCPKPKEVGMEAAEGEEEEEDEGVSPRCVMIEKELPVKPQKEWVHMDQVEPDKLEWMGNLPAPRKTRTKRAMQARFDFNGILIPPTEDLPTHLGLHHHGEEPERAGYSLQELFLLSRSQLIQQRTLALSTLGNILSKARAGEYQSTLKGSILSTLLDAGLLFLLRFALDDGVEGVMSAAVHALRALLVCREDEECLDVTFSWFRGLATFPLMPSQEEEEEEDEHLDEILKVTAKEKEERKTDHDVAQQDVVKGLLRMKLLPRLRYILEVVRPSPRVVQDILEVLTRIARHSSSSATQVMDCPRLMETVMSEFLPTSWTTPSLPLLQSVYGRPLACAMKLLRILATSGRHACARLLNSFSVRERLSCLLSAEPSELLLEPYEALSVTTEAYRMWAVAAGYGQACDLYIDLYPALVRALQSFHRTLAPSDPLLQPQLQRILALLALLTQVTHTAGCHQELHADMVSSTGDECPPPPPVSWSHVTGLPASLLGHLKSFVKGLDHQGHRDVSLTLLPAYLLYFAAFYHQLTKQSCFKPVETLYELEQLASEVLLPLISHSAVQDLIKNLKSSSVVCREQSASVHSDTSPSLPGLACPGWRDCVVLMASSCPFPLLTGQTLLLETVACIHKGLACKFTGLLVSEPVVCYLRSITQATPNLSHTQAWLLRHEHHLIYLLVCLAYRSVPIDAQVAKLAPLYHQVALALLPWLLPGSEHLAHDLLSTVIFSKDFISESHSGGPEAIELGELKLHEETSHHTSPSLQTVGALLREACHNLPSIRGCFLTHLAHLESSVHVSQDALLGRNPWIKSHLLPELTGPTLPSDWPYLPLVSLYEKTGVSGGGGLTVEQLPHGALQTVTQCLQWLLVLEVWREEALRVVLPVAKLARLSCVFLCSSDLFLEKPIQKLTWGLFRLLTRPSRLDSMDLNIPPPGLASFQDLYSALLTQYEAVSFGDRLFGCWILLPLQRKYSTTMRLAMFGEHVGSLRSLGVTPDQLSIPMERFTSPPEDSLPLVHLYFRSLVTGSLKPCWCPVLYVVALAHVNTFVFSQDAAAQEVDAARHNMLRKIYYMTDEVLKNHLLFFRLPKRDSKLGFDTYDQLPPIRAKYLDSVVGLQNGRCSDRAEEQ; from the exons ATGTTGCGACGTCCCAAACCAACAGACTCGGAGGCAGACCTCCTGAAGGAGCAGCAGGAGTTCATCAAGTCTGGAAGTCTGTCTGCTGCTACTGTGTTCCGCCGCCCTGACAAGAGGAGAGGCGAAGCAGGAGGAGATGCAGAGGAGGCTCATAATGATCACAATCCAAAAAGTCAGAGGGATGTCGTCACCATTGAAG ATCTTCCAGACGAGCTTCCCTCTTTGACACCAGCGCCTCCCAAAAAGTCCCGCTTCAAAAACAGCCGTGTCACCTTTGAGGATGAAGATGCTGGAGAGCGGTTGGATAGGCATGATACTCACATCAGTGCCGTGCTCTCCAAGATTGTT GAGCGCGATACCAGTTCCATTCCAATATCTCTACCAGAAGTTACTGGCATGGCATTCCCCAAAGTACTGCACCGCTCAGCAACCGGCACTCAG GTTCCTCTACATGCCATAGGTGGGAAGAAGAGCATCTTTGCTCGTCAGATTGCTGCTCAGAGACTAAAAGACGGAAAGCTGCCTTTACACTTAATGTCGCAAACCTCACAGAAGCCTAAACCCAGTGTGCAGAACCTTCCTACTCAGACAAATATGGATATCGATCTGTGTGATCACGCTGGAGATC GTGTTGCTCCAATCTCAAGTTCAAGGCTGGTGTCTGGTGAGGGACTTGGGGTCGCAAACAGCTTAGATGACACCAGGAGGATCCACAGGGAAAACCAACAGAAGCTTCTGGCTATGTCTCCGTCTGAAATACTGGAGGAACAAAAGAAGCTTCTGTGTCAGCTTG ATCCAAGGCTGGTGGAGTTTGTTCGATCCCGCCGAGCTGAGAACTCTTCATGCAAACACCCAGAGGGCAAGAGCAGCGAGGAAAGTGTTCATATCAGCTCAGGCTCCTCCAGTGACGCTGCACCCTGTCCCAAACCCAAAGAAGTGGGGATGGAAGCagcggagggggaggaggaggaagaagatgaaggAGTGTCTCCGCGATGTGTGATGATTG agaaAGAGCTGCCAGTGAAGCCTCAGAAGGAGTGGGTCCACATGGACCAAGTGGAGCCAGATAAGCTGGAGTGGATGGGGAACCTGCCTGCACCAAGAAAAACTAGAACCAAACGG gCAATGCAGGCGCGTTTTGATTTTAACGGAATTCTAATCCCTCCGACTGAGGATTTGCCCACCCACCTGGGTCTGCACCACCATGGAGAGGAGCCTGAG CGTGCAGGTTACTCCCTACAGGAGCTTTTTCTGCTGTCGCGCAGTCAGCTCATCCAGCAGAGGACTCTGGCCCTCAGCACCCTTGGAAACATCCTCTCAAAG GCCCGTGCTGGGGAGTACCAATCAACTCTTAAAGGCAGCATATTGTCTACTCTCCTCGACGCTGGGCTGCTCTTCCTGCTCCGCTTTGCCCTGGATGACGGTGTGGAGGGCGTGATGTCCGCCGCTGTGCATGCACTCAGAGCGCTTCTGGTGTGTCGAGAGGACGAG GAATGTTTGGACGTTACCTTCTCCTGGTTTCGAGGCCTAGCCACCTTCCCCCTGATGCCCTctcaagaggaggaggaggaagaagacgaaCATCTGGATGAGATTTTGAAAGTGACTGCCAAGGAGAAAGAAGAGAGGAAGACTGATCATGATGTGGCCCAGCAGGATGTTGTCAAG ggTCTCTTGAGGATGAAACTGCTCCCCAGACTACGTTACATCCTCGAGGTAGTCCGACCCTCTCCAAGGGTCGTCCAGGATATTCTGGAGGTTCTGACTCGTATTGCTAGACACTCGTCTTCGTCTGCCACTCAG GTGATGGACTGTCCTCGTTTGATGGAGACGGTGATGTCTGAGTTCCTTCCCACAAGCTGGACAACACCGTCTTTGCCCCTTCTACAGTCTGTTTATGGACGACCTCTGGCCTGTGCCATGAAGCTCCTAAGGATATTGGCTACTTCTGGCAGACATGCGTGTGCCAGGCTG TTAAACTCCTTCAGTGTGAGGGAACGTCTGTCCTGTCTTCTCAGCGCTGAGCCCAGTGAGCTTCTACTGGAGCCATACGAGGCTCTCAGTGTCACTACGGAGGCCTACAGGATGTGGGCTGTGGCGGCCGGCTATGGTCAGGCTTGCGACTTGTACAT AGACTTGTATCCAGCATTAGTGAGGGCCTTGCAGTCGTTCCACAGAACGCTAGCTCCCTCTGATCCACTGTTGCAGCCACAGCTCCAACGCATTCTGGCTTTGCTCGCTCTGCTTACTCAGGTCACGCACACTGCCGGTTGCCACCAGGAACTTCATGCTGACATGGTTAG TTCTACTGGAGATgaatgtcctcctcctcctccagtgtCATGGAGTCATGTCACTGGTTTACCTGCATCCCTATTGGGCCATTTGAAGAGTTTTGTAAAAGGCCTTGATCATCAAGGCCACAGAGATGTCAGTTTGACTTTGCTGCCAGCTTACCTGCTCTACTTTGCAGCGTTCTATCACCAGCTCACAAAACAG AGCTGTTTCAAGCCAGTGGAAACACTTTACGAACTGGAACAGCTAGCATCTGAAGTTCTTCTTCCCCTGATATCCCACAGTGCTGTGCAAGACCTGATAAAGAACCTCAA ATCTTCCTCAGTAGTTTGCAGAGAACAGTCTGCATCAGTGCATTCAGACACTTCACCCAGTCTTCCTGGTTTGGCCTGCCCAGGATGGAGGGACTGTGTGGTGTTAATGGCATCCTCCTGTCCCTTCCCTCTCCTCACAGGCCAGACGCTCCTCTTGGAAACAGTCGCATGCATCCACAAAGGTCTCGCGTGCAAG TTCACAGGCCTCCTTGTATCAGAACCAGTGGTTTGTTACCTGCGAAGCATCACTCAGGCCACGCCAAACCTGTCTCACACCCAAGCCTGGCTCCTGCGTCACGAACACCACCTCATCTACCTGTTGGTGTGCTTGGCGTACCGATCG GTTCCCATTGATGCCCAAGTTGCAAAGCTTGCCCCGCTCTACCACCAGGTGGCGCTGGCTCTTCTCCCGTGGTTATTGCCTGGCAGTGAGCACCTTGCACATGACCTACTCTCCACCGTTATCTTCAGCAAGGACTTTATATC AGAAAGCCACAGTGGCGGCCCGGAGGCCATCGAGCTTGGTGAGTTGAAGCTCCACGAGGAAACGAGTCATCACACCTCTCCTTCGCTGCAAACTGTGGGCGCTCTCCTGAGAGAAGCCTGTCACAACCTGCCATCCATCCGGGGCTGTTTCCTTACTCACCTGGCCCACTTGGAGTCATCCGTGCATGTGTCCCAAGATGCTCTCCTCGGCCGCAACCCCTGGATTAAATCCCACCTCCTCCCAGAGCTGACGGGTCCCACTCTGCCGTCAGACTGGCCTTACCTCCCACTTGTCAGCTTGTATGAGAAAACAGGGGTGTCTGGCGGTGGAGGCCTCACTGTGGAGCAGCTGCCACACGGAGCTCTGCAGACGGTCACTCAGTGTCTGCAGTGGCTGCTGGTGCTGGAGGTCTGGAGGGAGGAAGCCCTGAGG GTGGTCCTTCCAGTTGCAAAGCTGGCCCGCCTCTCCTGTGTATTCCTGTGTTCCAGTGATTTGTTTCTGGAGAAACCTATTCAGAAACTGACATGGGGTCTGTTCAGACTGCTCACCAG GCCATCCAGGCTGGACTCTATGGACCTGAACATCCCTCCTCCAGGTCTGGCATCCTTCCAGGATTTATATTCAGCCCTCTTGACTCAGTACGAAGCCGTGTCCTTCGGAGACCGCCTCTTTGGCTGCTGGATTCTGTTGCCCCTGCAGAGGAAATATAGCACCACCATGAGACTGGCTATGTTTGGGGAGCACGTCGGTAGTCTGAGGTCACTGGGTGTCACTCCAGATCAA CTTTCCATCCCGATGGAGCGCTTCACCTCTCCACCTGAAGACTCCCTCCCGCTTGTGCATCTCTACTTCCGTTCTCTTGTCACCGGGAGTCTGAAGCCCTGCTGGTGTCCTGTCCTGTATGTGGTGGCACTGGCTCACGTCAACACTTTTGTCTTCTCTCAGGATGCTGCAGCACAG GAGGTTGACGCAGCACGACACAACATGCTGCGAAAAATCTACTACATGACGGAtgag GTATTAAAGAACCACTTGCTGTTTTTCCGCCTGCCTAAACGGGACTCAAAGTTGGGCTTTGATACATATGATCAGTTGCCTCCCATAAGAGCAAAGTATCTGGACAGTGTTGTGGGTCTGCAGAATGGCCGCTGCAGCGATAGAGCAGAGGAACAGTGA